AGCTGATAGTTGTTTTGAAGGTAAGATGCTGAcgttttatttaaaatagaatTCACTAGTAGATTCTTCAGACGCTTATAAGTCTAATTAGAGTAGAGTGATTTTGAAATGCATAGAATTTGGACATCCAAATTCTATGCTTAATTGGACTCCAACCAATACAAATacattaaagtaataatttcattctataagttttaaattaaaagaacaaTAGTAAATTAGTAGGTTACAATTCTTGAAATTTCgtcataacagaaaaaaatattatgctacAAACCCcttgttatttgttttatttgcagtttttgctttcaaacatttgtttattcaacatttatcaagttcatgctttttcacaaccaatatttaccaattttttatttattttaatgtacaaacaaAACGTTTTTATTGCACtgagagaggaaataacacccaggacaCCTGAGTCATGGCCGAGCCCACAACGTGTGTCTCAGAGACGCGTCGCAAAGCAAGACCGCTCGGCCACAAAGgccggttttcgtttcgctaTTTAGAATTTACCAGCTCTGCGACAATGTTGATTtttgcgcatgcgctttgaattctacaatttaaaaactcttcttaaaaactttaaggaacaattcatttaacaacgatttttaatttcatcaaaaatatttctatataaaCCTAccaataaattttaacaataatttttattttagtatatttttggttcaccacatgtgaattctcacctccgtggcatgtcgcACACCTCGTGTGACTGTttctgttgcttaataacttatttaattaaaattacatacttatttattattcctttcacaagtgtctcaaacactaattgtttaagtatatttaatatttaattattgtgttttagttcgttttagaaggacaaggagtcgtgtcacacaataaattctcatctccgttatctaaacacaaaatgccattcctcattaacacgtgggagtaatgacatcaaattttattttccatgatataaGGGAGCCccgttgtttattttcagccatagttgaagttgtgagatttttgtcgaaaaacaagaagatagattttgctttaaaaaaactcagtgtggttattctgactctcacctccgtgaactctaatttcagggatgtaaattaatgtaaaaaaagaagtgatcctgttttcatatgcttaacatgtgcagattgtagcaacgaagaaaaaaaaatttccatcaaaaatgtatctattaagcCTACATGAACGGAAAGATTCTCATACCTCCGTGAaactcacctccgtgacagaccttattaatgtcattatttctgacaTGAAAATAACTggtggaggggaaatacatcaataatggcattctacaaaaattataaattgccagtaatCCTCaaatttacatacattttttaacatacatttgaaactactaattaagccgtacttcaattaagagagcttaatattatatttccactaatcattaaaatagctgtttgtttgcacaattaacaaaattactagtTCGATATTAAATTGGCATCGATTTTCaagtatttaaagttttttttctttttttttttttaatttcctgaacaaggcatttttttttatttatgagtaagataattggaacttagctgggccgtTGTTTGTGGTTATTTCTAgtaagtaacactttcatgtaagaatgaaaaaaaaaggttacgaaattgaaaaatatttgcgttcaaaagttacgttttatgGAGAATGACCCATTAATAGAACACGATTGTACTCAAAAACACACACAATGCAGGGGGAGGTTGCATGATCCGCAATAAGAATCAATAAAGGTAGCATTTTTCTCTCCTAGGGTTCTATCTTTCACTCCCGATGCACGTTAGGTTAATAAGGGTACCAGTTTTTTACCCTAGCTAAGAGTAAAATTTCGGTTCCgcattgggtgtcgctggtgctttaagcgtttcacccctgaaatgTGCCAAATGCAACAGTGTACcatactagcgcagccagaaatacctacTGGAgggagttttttgatcaaaaataccttccggagggagttttttgatcaaaaataacttctggaGGGTTTATTTGATCAAAGATagcttctggagggttttttgatcaaagatagcttctggaggggttttgatcaaaaataccttctggaaggggtttttgatcaaaaatatcttctggaagggattttttgatcaaaaatacgttctgaaaggagttttttgatcaaaacagccctttcatatgcatgaactactgtattataatttgcatttatgttaaaaccaataccTCTGGTGGGTGTTTTCATCCCTAATTCCCTCCTCCCTTCGCTGCACCACTGGTGTACCAGCATCTTTCTGTCAATCAAGTCAATTgcagtgtatatttattttacaacaatgtatgataaaaaaaatagttttaaaacgataggtgcattttaaaatacagccgcgaaatataaaaaatagcaaaaagaaagttttcagcGAAATATTTCTTGTACTATATTATTGATAAGGTTAAGGTATTTCAGAATTGTAATAACTCACATGATCACCAAAAGTTTAGAAGAAACTAAAACTAAATACGATCTTAAAAACTCACGGAACTTGAATAACTCGCAGCATTTGTTGACTTTTTCCAGAGGGAAAAACATTAGAATTCCCCTGATTTCCGATTCGGATGGCTATCCTAACCGTCGCAAATCAAcgtttaagattaattttattttctaaagtctTCATAAATGAaggtaaaaattagtttttcaggAATGCGGTTAGTTAGAATCACCTCAAATGCAAACGGAagtgaaaaaaaagacaaactcaCAAGTCCTCTAAAGCAAAAGATAGAATAGAAAAAAGGTAGATGGTGAaggtaaacaaaaaaagaatgacatTGAAGAGAATGAATAACACtataaacaaaaattagttttacaGAAGTTGATGCGAGGATTTCGAAGTGCGCAAAAAATCTGTACGGCGCATAAAAGCGGAATGAGCTACAATGAGGAATTTCAGTTATCCCTGTTGTTTTTCCAGATGTTATAATTTCGTTGCATATtgtataaaaagaaacaaaaaaggaaaaaaaaggggcagTAACACCAGAGCTATTAATATTTCTTGACAGAAAAGAAAAGCAAGTTTCAGTCGCACGTCGCACGGAAAGTAGTGTCAGGATTATTAGTTTATTCAACCATGACATataggatttaaaaaataataataattaaaaagaaaacgagagaataaaaaaagaaaaagaattatctTCATATGCCAAACAGGCCCAATTCATACTTATGCAACGCCAGTTACacttaatgtaatttttaaaaatcttaatttgatAGGATTTTGCTAAAAGAAACCATACTCGGCCTATTATTACACCATTTGCTACAGTAAAAAGATGGACCAATGCAtgtaataaaatgacaaaataatctGCTTGGTACAAATATTTATACACCAGTGCATACTCGTTAACCCAACATGTAAAAAGccctaataaaataaaatctttaataattatttgaatcacaaaattagtttaaagaatttatttaataataaagaaatagataGTTCTCATTCATTTGCTGTGAAGGCAAGGTAAGCGTCAAAACTTAATGAACAAGCGCGGGGGGGGGGTtaactttattaaaattaattgggTAATTTGATTATATATTACAATTTAGCTTCAAACATCTGTTCAGATCAATTGTAATCGCCAAACGTCCAAGCAAACAAATAAAGTTGAGAGAGTtgagagttttttaaaaaaaactaactacttCTGTGAGGGAGGACTAACTAACGACTTCTTTTgagggtctttttttttaattacaaactaAAGACAAAATAGCTTCATTGCAAACCTAAAAATATCTGCTGGTAGTCTGGACATTTAAATTGTGgacataaaaagtgaaaaaaatggcAAGCCATGGCCAAAAAAAGAGGCATggaagaaaattattgagaaggcCAGAGCCCACCCAGGCTGTCGGGccactgaggaaggaaggaaggaagtCTAGACATTTCTGTTCTACAACAAATTATTATAATCGACTTAATTAACGCAAAAAtgagtttacttaaaagaaaaagttcattttattgCATCCATAATCACAAGAATTATCTAGTGTATAAATAACTTGATGAAATGTTTCTTAGGCttcgttaaatttaaatttcgacTTTTTCAGGAAGCTCAAGATTTACTTCCAAGGTCATACGGTGGAACTTGCGACCCGTATTTGACCTTGCAGCTTCTCCGGGATAAAGGTAGGAAGAGATGGTCGAAATCCAGCTCCTCCACACTTTATGAATTTCGAACCAGTTCCAAGAAAAAAACTCAGCATCCCATTTTCAAGGAAACTTTTATCATGGAAGTCACCAAGGCTGATTTAAGAGAAGATTCCCTGAAGATAGCAGCATTCGATGATGAAAAGTATGCCAATGACTCTGAACTGGGAGAGATTTCGATACCACTACGGGAGTTGTCCTTGAGCCGAAATGCAGAAGAAAATGTCACAACGCTGGATTTCTTGGAACCgagaaaggtaaagaaaaaaacatttatagcaTACAGAACTAGTTAAGTGTTTGAAAGAAGACTCTTTTATTTCCCTCAAAATGCAATAGATGTATCTCTTAAGTTGTTGATTGtaaacttataaattaaaataatctaAAGAAACAAGTAATCCTTTTTCAGATGTTCATCAAAGTGAACATactgtatttgtgtatgtatatattcaagatgtttaaaaatgtttctaatgtgTATTTAAGAATTAAATTCTTGTAAAATAGTGTCATTTATTATACAGGTTGTTAtggtttaacctgcaaaacctctattttcgcaaccgtttttCCTAAATTCATACGtccatttgcaaaaatgttcaaaatcagatccagagttaagatattaaaagtttcaagcaaaaataaaaataagtcaaaaaatttaaaattgaactttttatacgagccctaggTCCCCCAACatttatttagggaaataatctccattgaaaaatattactagcaCAAAacacttgacatttgtgctaccaaaactcaaggagatattcgactTCATagctttaagggaccatacagaagatgagatttgaacttatcgcccttttaaAAGAATGACAAGTtgtagaagtaaaaaaacaaagtatgtatatttttcattgctattcaaaaataaatgcatatgttATATCATGATGCGctaaaacacactacaaaaccgtCGAACAGTTTAAAAACCCActctctatgcacacatgtaattttaaactctGTTAATCGATATATTTTCCCACAAAAGGTGTCATTGACGGCGGGTGTGtaaagtgatgtaagtcacaaaacgctgcgtttcatatctcagtgaatattggtcgtactattATCAAACTTTTAAACCATGGTTTGAGCTGATTCTGAATGTCCCTAATTGGCCTAGGATGAAATCTGTCGCCATGTTTCGTTTATTATCCGGCCATGATTGCCTACGAAAACATCTCTGTCGTATTAACGTGGTTCCTGACCCTTTCTGCACTTTGTGTGATCTCCACGAAATAATGGACATGCCTCATTTGTCCAGATGTCCTGCTCTCCCTCGGACATCCATCTGGGAACGCTATTAGATTGCtcgttttcatttatagttttgttgttatccttttgatattcaactgtctttaaatgtgccattggaaaaaaaatcaaactttttctgttggtaatatttttcaatggagattatttccttaaatatgaGTTAGGGGACCTTGGTcccgtataaaaaaaataaattttgtattttttgactaatttttattttcgcttcaaactttcaatatcttaactttgtatctgattgaaacatttttgaaaatggaagtacggatctaggactaacggttgtaaAAATAGAAGCCTTGCAGGTGTAATGTAATGCAAAATATACATTCGGTGAACCTATTTAGTGTATTTGgataatttttccatcaaaagaaTATGCATGTAATGAATATGGCCACTATGATATATTTCTATAAGGGaactgaaatttaatattttgaattcatGGCCTATTTCCTTTCTTTATGTAGGAACATGGTGAAATACTTTTTGGCCTGAGTTACTTGCCAACAGCAGAAAGGCTAACATTTACTCTGACTAAAGCACACAATCTCCGAGTGACTGCTGATAGCACAGAAGCATTCtgtaagttttattacatattaCAATAATGTAGATTTCATAACAATTAATGCTACATTGaaacgtttatttaaaaaaaatcttaagttcaGAATATATCTTTTCTGCTTTCCTCTGCATCAAATATTATCTTTTTGTTcaacaaaacaaataatttatagTGGCAAAAATCAGCGCTTTTAAAGTATAACACTTGAAACACAAATTATAAAGTTGCTGACAAAAACAGCTTAGTGTCCAGCATCTAATAGACTATTTAAGTTAAATaggcgttttagagtaattgacgtAAAACGCttcttgtttcaaattatcaactttgagaccgtggAACTTAAAAAGTTGATTATATGTCGTGAGTGTCTAACCTGGACTTTAAACTACATCCAGTGGACTAGAACTACAGCTGTATCACAAAGCTATTGACTCGTCACGCACAGAGATATTGACACTgaaacttgacattttttttttttttttgaaaatcattaactttgagaccgtttaaactactaaagcaaagagtaacccatgtTATTGAGTACTATGCTATGGTGAGTAATTCATcttatacttatttccgaggatCACTCACGGCTTTAACAGATATCCGGGcacaagcaaggcaaaaaagtaacGAAAAAAGCATTTTCAGTTGACTTTTGCCCCCAAATTGTtcatgctagcatgtacctagtatgaagtagtatccacatttaaaaaaactgaccTGGGTGACCCATTGTTTTTAGAGCAAAACGATCAGATATTTAGTACCGTATATTCACGACCTTAAGCTTTGACCTCTACTCAGGGACAAACAAATcagatttgagaaaaaaaagaaacttcacttttctAGTACTACAAACGCAAACTTAAATATTCGCGAAAATTGAAGACGtctactattaaaaatattcaaccttttaaaaaaatgattctttAGAATATCGACTACAATAAACATTTTTCGTTGCATaggaatttaattatgcatttatgcttgaaaattatgaaattctgccttatttttcaaaaaattactatgAATTAGGTTTGAAGGATTGTTTTTCCCCCTCAGATCCATTCATTCGTGTTCTGTTGATGCACAATGGAAaacttctgaaaaagaaaaaaacttcttcaaGACATGGCACATGTAATCCAGTTTTCAACGAGACACTAACGTTTGATGTTCCACCCAATCAACTTGACCATGTGATTTTCTTGGTTGTTGCAAGTCACCGAGACCCTCAGGATGAATCTCTTTCATCGCCAGATAGTCCTACATCACCACCAAACAGTTCTGGAGCAAGGAAAAGTCGACACATTGGAAAGGTAGTCATTGGTTCCTCTGTAAAAGGTTTGGCATTGAATCATTGGAGAGCAATGAAGCAATCGCCCAGAAAACAAGTCACTCAGTGGCACACTCTGAGGTGAAGATCATGCATTGAATATTGATTGAATGGATGAATAAGcctcaaaaataatttctgaaagttttcaaaattaaaaacatttaatgagatgaggcaaaaaaaaattatgtatttatccTAACTTATATTCTATGAAAAGGCAAGTTGATGTGTTAACATCAAGCACAAATGAACTAAACCTTAAGGttttaaagaatgcaattttatATTTCTACTCTGTGCATTCTGTTACTGCTTAatacttttctaaaaatgaaatgtaaagtgataatgtaaaaaatattcaaaagattaCATACTTAATCAGCATACTCTATTTAAGATTTAGTTATCTACAAGTTTAGAACAAAGATTGgtgaaaaaaaaccttattcactttcaaattaagttttgatacatgtgatcaagttttatttttctataattattgacatattttaataaatggagatttttgcatattttttattgttgtattGAAGAATCTAATCACAAGAGGCAAATCTGTATTAGTAatttaaaactagaatttttttttcccctttaatcgTCAAATTGGATTAGATTTTTCTCTCACCTTAGAGTCTTTAATCTCTATGTACAATTCCAGTTTTTCTCTTTCAGTAACTTTGATGTTAATTGTCTGTGTATGTGCAGTACACTTTAACATCATATGTCAACTTTTGTTTTTAGTGCAGGCAGCATGAATCAAACAAGAAGAATATGTCtttaaaagttaaagaaaaatgtattctGAAAATGTTGTTAACTACATGAAGTAAATTTTACAATATGTACCAGTATAGCTTTTTAAGAAAATTCAATATTTACAGTTACAACTTAATGACATCTACggaaaatttaatttacttattatAGTTGTCTTAATGATTGCATTTTAagatattttacaaataatttcattaataatTAGTGTACTGAAATACATAACGGTAAATCACTGCTTTGTGCACCTAACATTAATTTGATTTGAGGTTAGATTTTATCATGCCaacattcataaatttttgataaCTGTTTTTCTCCAAAAACCCGGATTACAAAGATGTCTAATTCTTTGAAGTCGGGCAATAC
This sequence is a window from Uloborus diversus isolate 005 chromosome 10, Udiv.v.3.1, whole genome shotgun sequence. Protein-coding genes within it:
- the LOC129231479 gene encoding synaptotagmin-5-like, yielding MLQLTENDKIIVLSVCIGLLILTIVVTVCVVIPSCWIHTCLYKIAKKRKLKYGNIEGLEEGTYIKLTGTPQYTVECGPPIQNNSKNNSFNGKGKTARKREDSTYSSMSSSSQGNASVSNYSEASVDAPITDIEQDANYGQVTFTAWCRMPEGGNLGELIVVLKEAQDLLPRSYGGTCDPYLTLQLLRDKGRKRWSKSSSSTLYEFRTSSKKKTQHPIFKETFIMEVTKADLREDSLKIAAFDDEKYANDSELGEISIPLRELSLSRNAEENVTTLDFLEPRKEHGEILFGLSYLPTAERLTFTLTKAHNLRVTADSTEAFYPFIRVLLMHNGKLLKKKKTSSRHGTCNPVFNETLTFDVPPNQLDHVIFLVVASHRDPQDESLSSPDSPTSPPNSSGARKSRHIGKVVIGSSVKGLALNHWRAMKQSPRKQVTQWHTLR